The proteins below come from a single Gimesia alba genomic window:
- a CDS encoding replication-relaxation family protein: protein MTSNPSYQPTPRDTELLRVIELLSPTAEQIFQWSQTFEKPITPFSDIGDLRTRLKKLHAAGLVRRWRLAIESQGVAPYYYKLSLEGHRTLYGKGAKPKRSRSFSAIGLSLHTHTKALADFIVHTKVAAHRVGASLTDAYSENEYCISVDEESLKFDGRFTLLKSDVRRAYQVELDCSTESNLSAQSTDSIARKIRILDAYDAQFEDARDPQRAITLFVCNRSPERVRHILETARNLVRNPNRSLIYGIYLPDYLATADSLTTACFLNHREEPVALWPEKVSQATTHDVRTLSSASVM from the coding sequence ATGACAAGCAATCCCTCTTACCAACCCACACCGCGTGATACCGAACTGCTTCGAGTCATTGAACTGCTATCACCAACGGCGGAACAGATCTTCCAGTGGAGTCAAACCTTTGAGAAGCCGATCACACCGTTTTCCGATATTGGTGATCTGCGAACCCGTCTGAAAAAACTCCATGCCGCAGGCTTGGTGCGACGGTGGCGTCTGGCCATCGAGAGTCAGGGAGTCGCTCCCTATTACTATAAGCTCAGCCTGGAAGGGCATCGCACCCTGTACGGTAAAGGGGCGAAACCCAAACGATCTCGGTCTTTCTCAGCAATCGGGCTCTCATTGCACACGCACACCAAAGCACTTGCGGATTTCATTGTACATACGAAGGTGGCTGCTCACCGAGTTGGGGCCTCGTTAACGGACGCCTATTCGGAGAATGAATATTGCATTTCCGTTGATGAAGAGTCGCTCAAATTCGATGGCCGGTTCACTCTTCTGAAATCCGATGTGCGCAGGGCTTATCAGGTAGAGCTCGACTGTAGTACCGAATCAAATCTGTCTGCTCAATCCACAGACAGCATTGCCCGCAAGATTCGCATTCTCGATGCCTATGATGCTCAGTTTGAGGATGCCCGCGATCCGCAACGAGCTATCACCTTATTCGTCTGCAATCGTAGTCCTGAACGAGTGCGACACATACTCGAAACTGCCCGAAACCTGGTACGGAACCCCAACCGCTCGCTGATCTATGGGATCTATCTTCCTGACTACCTCGCTACAGCCGATTCCCTCACTACCGCCTGTTTTCTCAATCATCGGGAAGAGCCGGTAGCCCTCTGGCCTGAGAAGGTAAGCCAGGCCACGACTCACGATGTTCGTACATTGTCTTCAGCTTCCGTCATGTGA
- a CDS encoding ABC transporter substrate-binding protein, with the protein MYSAFKFDKAYTKFSLIIWMTSIFVGLMNGCNECPDEQMNPENQSLTVVSYGGGAYQKSHQIAFCEPFTKYTGRPINSVSWNAEYGKLKSMVASGNVKWNVVEVTAAQFARGKSEGLFEKLTLKPAEGDFLFKSIDDYGIANVYWGTVMAYNSDAFPNKKPQTWRDFFDVKSFPGDRALYDDPRGNLEFALLADGVAIEDLYPIDVDRAFKKLDTIKKEVRVWWSDGTQPVQLLLTNTVQLTSAWNGRIFALETNKDQIGFSWDGAGLELDYWVIPRGAANVSASSRFINFASSAYPLAQQVQMIGYGPVNKKSISLIPKAVAKQLPTYESNWNKAFVVNAEWWSENEEAVKTRWVAWKNQ; encoded by the coding sequence ATGTATTCAGCATTTAAATTTGATAAAGCTTACACAAAATTCAGTTTAATCATATGGATGACATCCATATTTGTGGGGCTAATGAATGGATGTAATGAATGTCCTGACGAGCAGATGAATCCAGAAAATCAGTCTCTCACTGTAGTTTCATATGGTGGAGGTGCATATCAGAAGTCTCATCAGATTGCTTTTTGCGAACCGTTCACCAAGTATACAGGAAGGCCTATCAATAGCGTTTCATGGAACGCGGAATATGGAAAACTTAAATCGATGGTTGCTTCTGGAAATGTCAAGTGGAACGTTGTAGAGGTTACTGCCGCACAATTTGCACGAGGTAAATCAGAAGGGTTATTTGAAAAATTAACTTTAAAACCAGCAGAAGGAGATTTTTTATTTAAATCAATTGATGATTATGGGATTGCAAACGTTTATTGGGGGACAGTGATGGCATATAACTCCGATGCGTTCCCTAATAAAAAACCACAGACTTGGAGAGATTTCTTTGATGTGAAGTCATTTCCTGGTGATAGAGCGCTTTATGATGACCCACGCGGAAACCTTGAATTTGCTCTTTTAGCCGATGGTGTAGCAATTGAAGATCTTTATCCTATCGATGTAGATCGAGCTTTTAAAAAACTTGATACCATCAAAAAAGAAGTTCGTGTATGGTGGAGTGACGGTACCCAGCCAGTGCAGTTACTTTTAACAAATACAGTTCAACTAACTTCAGCGTGGAACGGACGAATATTCGCTTTGGAAACTAACAAGGATCAAATCGGTTTTTCTTGGGATGGGGCAGGGCTTGAACTCGATTATTGGGTGATACCTCGCGGAGCAGCAAATGTTTCCGCATCATCACGATTCATTAACTTCGCATCTAGCGCATACCCTCTTGCTCAACAAGTCCAAATGATTGGATATGGTCCTGTCAACAAGAAATCAATCTCATTAATTCCGAAAGCCGTTGCCAAGCAACTCCCCACTTATGAAAGCAACTGGAACAAAGCCTTTGTGGTAAATGCTGAGTGGTGGTCTGAAAATGAAGAAGCCGTGAAGACGAGGTGGGTTGCATGGAAAAATCAATGA
- a CDS encoding ABC transporter permease, which produces MEKSMNYFIRSIAVHRNGYLLASVVGIFYWIPMTWWILDLLVLEGLSIPWNLSLGVLFFRTFMLSLLCSLMSVVAAYPAVLLWRFSSGLSQKVLIVLTVLPLLMGLLSRNYSWIGLFSNETVNSVTNLLLFGKNFLYTPAAVVVVMTSIFVPLSFFILLQGVASIRQEQIDAARTLGVSDSRILLTVVLPQTYRAAMLACSFTFALAIGFFVTPKMIGGGNVDFIGNIILLYVEIGKFNKASGIGLLFLLVFLVPGTFVTWYLFRYRQLTSGR; this is translated from the coding sequence ATGGAAAAATCAATGAATTATTTCATTCGTTCGATTGCCGTTCATCGAAATGGCTATCTACTAGCTAGCGTTGTTGGCATCTTTTATTGGATTCCGATGACGTGGTGGATTTTAGATTTATTGGTTTTAGAAGGATTATCAATTCCTTGGAATTTATCTCTAGGTGTCTTATTTTTCCGAACGTTTATGTTGTCGCTTTTGTGTTCACTTATGTCTGTTGTTGCAGCATACCCTGCAGTGCTTCTTTGGAGGTTTTCGAGTGGGTTGAGTCAAAAAGTTTTAATAGTGCTGACCGTGCTCCCATTGTTAATGGGACTTTTATCTCGAAATTATTCTTGGATAGGCCTTTTTTCAAATGAGACGGTCAATTCAGTTACGAATTTATTACTCTTTGGGAAAAACTTCCTATACACTCCTGCTGCAGTTGTTGTCGTGATGACCAGTATCTTTGTTCCATTATCCTTTTTTATTTTATTGCAGGGGGTTGCATCAATACGTCAAGAACAAATTGATGCTGCAAGAACACTTGGGGTCTCTGATTCAAGAATTTTGCTCACTGTTGTGTTACCGCAAACTTACCGCGCAGCGATGCTCGCATGTTCCTTTACGTTTGCGTTAGCAATTGGTTTTTTCGTAACGCCAAAGATGATCGGAGGTGGCAATGTAGATTTTATCGGTAACATAATTTTGTTGTACGTAGAAATTGGAAAGTTTAATAAAGCTTCTGGGATTGGATTATTATTTTTATTGGTATTTCTTGTGCCAGGTACCTTTGTTACATGGTATCTGTTTCGATATCGACAGTTAACTTCTGGTAGGTAG
- a CDS encoding ABC transporter permease — translation MIPSLYLIVWTFGGTEIVGVLSDSPTMKWILNVITSRDWIYSLGLSSLLAAGVSFLTACLLCVHFYLLRYVALIVEQLTYFLVVLPVIIPSVIYALALRLFGGAFGLGELLLLFMGHMVFVIPIQYFVFEAAQDDISSTTLFAGSTLGASHLSNIYYVYFPQIRRTFISSFFVGFFFSFDEIVIATFVIDSPLVTVPKRLWDGIHRSMDPVPAVIATILLTSYFVGLAIIALITSHDSGRFQRSIFRSK, via the coding sequence GTGATTCCTTCACTGTATTTAATTGTCTGGACTTTTGGTGGAACCGAAATAGTGGGAGTTTTATCAGATTCTCCAACAATGAAGTGGATTTTAAACGTTATCACCTCCCGAGATTGGATATATTCCTTAGGCCTTTCGTCATTGCTTGCAGCTGGAGTGTCATTTTTAACCGCTTGCTTGCTATGTGTTCATTTTTACCTACTTCGATACGTTGCTCTGATAGTTGAACAACTAACTTATTTTCTTGTAGTGCTACCGGTAATCATACCAAGCGTTATTTATGCACTTGCCTTGCGTTTATTTGGTGGTGCTTTTGGACTTGGTGAATTATTACTTCTCTTCATGGGGCACATGGTGTTTGTCATCCCAATTCAATATTTTGTTTTTGAAGCGGCCCAAGACGATATTTCTTCTACAACGCTATTTGCTGGTAGTACATTAGGCGCATCTCATCTTTCAAACATTTATTACGTTTATTTCCCCCAAATTCGACGAACATTTATTTCCTCATTTTTTGTTGGATTCTTTTTCTCTTTCGATGAAATTGTGATAGCCACTTTTGTGATTGATTCACCATTAGTAACTGTCCCTAAACGGCTTTGGGATGGCATACACAGAAGTATGGACCCTGTTCCTGCTGTAATTGCTACGATTCTACTTACATCCTATTTTGTTGGTCTTGCAATTATTGCATTAATTACAAGCCACGATAGTGGAAGATTTCAACGAAGCATTTTCAGGAGCAAATAA
- a CDS encoding type IV secretory system conjugative DNA transfer family protein, with protein sequence MGKSFFVSATLPGMLISISVSADNKRGPQYVEQMLNTLHRERSTVSFEFGQHRDTVALYCRFPDHLQGTIEGQLRAAYPNSRLTIHEEDVLAPPRHCRTISARLWLWSDINGIKWWQRFTDNQNRILADPISGILTTLSSDLFYSHIAITTRPASVWRRAVFFFRRRFQIQRDPEFAKPSGHLFSVSIHLIVGATASRKPKRMRRKLRELIAAFGSFENPPFTRFVRTRFWPRTFILSTPELATLWHPTTATVQTDRLETQGYRRLEPPAGLATREREKGTTVLGAVDFHGRSEVFGMRLADRRRHLAIMGKTGMGKSTLIKNLIGSDIAAGHGVALIDPHGDLAEEVIAAIPSHRTNDVVYFDPSDRSYPIGLNLLDCPNLQLRHLTASAVSSVIQKVYGVDPSHTPRLLDILRNATLALLEVPGTTLLSLTRFLGNPLYRNNMVNRVQDTFVRDYWVNEFGKWPAKEQAFAVASVQNKIRPFVIDPLLRPILGQSQNRLDLRKIMDDGRILIVNLSKGRVGEDNSNLLGSLIVTRIQMDAMCRADTPEHQRRDFFAYIDEFQNFATESFATILSEARKYRLSLTLANQYLYQIEKQSPQTLAAIFGNVGSMIAFQVGARDAAVLAEEFGGDMTPADLMTLPQFTAYTRQLIDGMPSRPFSMKTLPPQQNQDQRRLPIVLRTSRHRYARSVREVEEEIERG encoded by the coding sequence GTGGGAAAATCCTTTTTTGTCTCTGCTACACTGCCCGGCATGCTCATCTCAATCAGCGTCTCAGCAGACAACAAACGCGGCCCACAGTATGTGGAACAGATGCTGAATACACTCCATCGCGAACGTTCCACCGTCTCTTTTGAATTCGGACAGCACCGCGACACGGTTGCGCTCTATTGTCGTTTTCCGGATCATCTGCAGGGAACGATTGAAGGACAGCTCCGGGCAGCCTATCCCAACTCGCGCCTGACCATTCATGAGGAGGATGTCCTCGCGCCTCCACGTCACTGTCGCACCATATCGGCCCGCCTTTGGCTCTGGTCTGATATCAATGGGATCAAGTGGTGGCAGCGATTTACGGATAACCAAAATCGAATCCTGGCAGATCCTATCAGCGGCATTCTGACGACATTGTCCAGCGATCTCTTCTATTCTCACATCGCGATTACGACCCGCCCAGCCTCTGTTTGGCGTCGTGCTGTCTTTTTCTTCCGACGCCGATTTCAGATACAGCGTGATCCGGAATTTGCTAAACCCTCAGGGCATTTATTTTCCGTCTCAATCCATCTGATCGTGGGGGCAACAGCATCAAGGAAGCCGAAACGAATGCGACGTAAGCTGCGGGAACTTATCGCTGCCTTCGGCAGTTTTGAGAATCCACCCTTCACACGATTTGTGCGAACCCGTTTCTGGCCTCGCACATTCATCCTCTCCACACCAGAACTGGCAACGCTCTGGCATCCCACGACGGCCACCGTTCAAACAGACCGATTAGAAACGCAGGGATATCGGCGGTTGGAACCGCCTGCCGGACTCGCCACAAGAGAAAGGGAGAAGGGGACTACTGTCCTGGGAGCGGTTGATTTTCATGGACGTAGTGAAGTGTTTGGGATGCGTCTGGCTGACCGGCGGCGGCACTTGGCTATCATGGGTAAAACCGGAATGGGGAAATCGACACTCATCAAAAATCTCATTGGCTCCGACATTGCGGCGGGACATGGTGTCGCACTCATTGACCCGCATGGGGATCTGGCGGAAGAGGTTATAGCAGCCATTCCATCACATCGTACTAATGATGTCGTGTACTTCGATCCTTCTGATCGCTCCTATCCGATTGGACTGAATCTGCTCGACTGTCCCAATCTGCAGCTGCGTCATCTGACTGCGTCAGCCGTCAGTAGCGTGATACAGAAGGTTTATGGTGTTGATCCGTCTCACACTCCCCGGCTGCTGGATATTCTGCGCAATGCGACTTTGGCTCTGCTGGAAGTCCCTGGAACAACATTGTTGTCGCTGACGCGGTTTCTGGGAAATCCGCTCTACCGCAACAACATGGTGAATCGCGTGCAGGACACGTTTGTCCGTGACTACTGGGTGAATGAGTTTGGCAAATGGCCTGCGAAGGAGCAGGCGTTTGCCGTGGCCAGTGTGCAGAATAAGATACGTCCGTTTGTGATTGACCCGCTACTCCGGCCGATTCTTGGTCAGTCGCAGAACCGTTTGGATCTCCGGAAGATCATGGACGACGGCCGCATTCTGATCGTCAATTTGAGTAAGGGAAGGGTCGGTGAAGACAATTCCAATCTACTTGGTTCCCTGATCGTAACCCGGATTCAGATGGACGCGATGTGCCGAGCGGACACCCCGGAGCACCAGCGTCGGGACTTTTTTGCTTACATCGACGAATTCCAGAACTTTGCGACGGAGAGCTTTGCCACCATTCTCAGTGAAGCCCGCAAGTACCGTCTGTCGTTAACCCTGGCCAATCAATATCTCTATCAGATCGAGAAACAGTCTCCGCAAACATTGGCAGCAATCTTTGGTAATGTGGGCAGTATGATTGCCTTCCAGGTCGGAGCCCGTGATGCGGCAGTCCTGGCGGAAGAATTCGGTGGCGACATGACGCCGGCTGATTTGATGACATTACCCCAGTTCACAGCCTATACACGTCAGCTGATCGACGGCATGCCCAGTCGTCCCTTTTCCATGAAAACGCTTCCACCACAGCAGAATCAGGATCAAAGGCGACTGCCTATAGTTCTCAGAACATCACGCCACCGTTATGCCAGATCTGTTCGGGAGGTCGAGGAGGAGATCGAACGGGGATGA
- a CDS encoding Fic/DOC family protein translates to MENHHRDKYDVSGNIEAEYVDEQEKVLVNKQGIRDLETLQIAEEEGLTKAYESLLAEVRTDTPMTSELLCHIHSRIFGDIYEWAGRWRTVQISKPGAIWPPPHYLDESMKTFEKGVLQKYPATQLTNDEVFCEALGEIQGEFLAIHPFREGNARTIKLMTNLLSIQSERPLLIYDTTEVGAQQYIDAAKAALARKDYQPMIQIIRQALKEAQS, encoded by the coding sequence ATGGAAAATCACCATCGCGACAAATATGACGTGTCGGGTAACATCGAAGCCGAGTACGTTGATGAGCAGGAAAAAGTTCTCGTCAACAAGCAAGGCATTCGGGACCTTGAGACACTTCAAATCGCGGAGGAAGAAGGACTTACCAAAGCGTATGAGTCCTTACTGGCTGAAGTCAGAACTGACACTCCGATGACATCGGAACTGCTCTGCCATATCCATTCCCGCATCTTTGGCGACATTTACGAGTGGGCTGGTCGTTGGCGCACAGTACAGATCAGCAAGCCGGGTGCCATTTGGCCTCCCCCACACTATCTCGACGAATCCATGAAGACATTTGAAAAGGGAGTGCTGCAGAAATATCCGGCAACCCAATTGACCAACGATGAAGTCTTTTGTGAAGCCTTGGGAGAAATTCAAGGAGAATTTCTGGCCATTCATCCGTTCCGGGAAGGGAATGCCAGAACAATCAAGCTGATGACTAATTTGCTTTCTATACAATCAGAAAGACCACTGCTGATTTATGATACGACAGAAGTAGGGGCACAGCAATATATTGATGCCGCCAAAGCTGCCCTTGCCCGCAAAGATTATCAACCGATGATCCAAATCATTCGACAGGCTTTGAAAGAGGCTCAGAGTTAG
- a CDS encoding ATP-binding protein, with amino-acid sequence MKPYVITPKVDETQEFIEIANDFSNPLDLVREAISNSYDAKCTEIKITFEVIKQYGESVLKITLKDNGSGMTADQLQSFFDLGNSTRRNDETTIGEKGHGTKVYFNSRKIEVLTSTGSEGFGAIMEEPFRKLFDREIPTVDVTPMGEIDKGTEIIIYSYNNNRRDKFTHLILKDYIIWFTKHGSVEKQFHEPEYEVKLFLKGLGETAFEEVTQGHYFPENSKDIHKLLDDYMVKAPDHYSKKIVKEGVLKNFPEIKFEAIFCIEGKYVKYDYNQMIRRPGYSAPEGAYTIQERYGLWVCKDYIPIQKKNEWITYKGSEYTKFHAFVNCQDIKLTANRGSIDNTPSEILHDLKDEIRKIYDSIVKSDEWTSMEWLEEEAHAYQTTEKEKKNFEWRLKKVNRANIAVYEGVTLVEPERESGVFSIFLILSQLNDGLFPFHVIDYDTHDGIDVIAKGDKNTPIASAKLFYVEFKRTLSREFNHSFENLHSVVCWDTDIKHDDILKDINNEERKMQIISSDSDNDHTHYFLDNPKKAHKIEVFCLKSYLKEKLGLSFEPRASDAVI; translated from the coding sequence ATGAAGCCTTATGTTATCACGCCAAAGGTGGATGAAACTCAGGAATTTATAGAAATCGCCAATGACTTCTCAAATCCTTTAGACCTTGTTAGAGAAGCTATTAGCAATTCATATGATGCCAAATGTACCGAGATAAAAATAACCTTTGAAGTTATCAAGCAATATGGAGAATCAGTTCTAAAAATCACACTCAAAGACAATGGCTCTGGAATGACAGCTGATCAACTCCAAAGTTTCTTTGATTTAGGTAACTCAACACGCAGAAATGACGAAACAACAATTGGAGAAAAGGGCCATGGGACAAAGGTCTACTTTAATAGTAGAAAAATTGAAGTTCTAACTTCAACCGGCAGCGAAGGGTTCGGCGCAATAATGGAAGAGCCTTTCAGAAAGTTGTTCGATAGAGAAATTCCTACAGTTGATGTAACGCCCATGGGTGAAATTGATAAAGGCACAGAAATCATAATATACAGCTATAATAACAATCGCCGTGATAAATTTACGCACCTTATTCTGAAAGATTACATAATCTGGTTTACAAAACATGGGTCCGTAGAAAAACAATTTCACGAACCTGAATACGAGGTTAAATTATTTTTAAAAGGTCTTGGTGAAACTGCTTTCGAAGAAGTTACACAGGGGCATTATTTTCCGGAAAATAGCAAAGATATACACAAACTTCTCGATGATTACATGGTCAAGGCCCCTGATCACTATTCAAAAAAAATTGTAAAAGAAGGTGTATTAAAAAATTTCCCTGAGATTAAATTTGAAGCTATTTTTTGCATAGAAGGGAAATATGTAAAATATGACTACAACCAAATGATAAGACGGCCTGGTTATTCTGCTCCTGAAGGTGCATACACAATTCAAGAAAGATACGGCCTATGGGTATGCAAGGATTACATACCCATCCAGAAAAAAAATGAGTGGATTACATATAAAGGCTCAGAATACACAAAATTTCATGCGTTTGTTAATTGCCAAGACATAAAACTCACAGCAAATAGGGGATCAATAGACAATACCCCTTCAGAAATTCTTCATGATCTAAAAGATGAGATCAGAAAGATATACGATAGTATTGTAAAAAGCGACGAATGGACGTCTATGGAATGGCTAGAAGAAGAAGCCCATGCTTACCAAACAACTGAAAAAGAAAAGAAAAATTTCGAGTGGAGATTAAAAAAAGTAAACAGAGCTAATATTGCTGTATACGAGGGGGTCACGTTGGTGGAACCAGAAAGAGAAAGCGGAGTTTTTTCAATATTCCTAATTCTGTCTCAACTAAACGATGGTCTTTTTCCTTTTCATGTCATTGACTATGACACCCATGACGGTATCGACGTAATAGCCAAAGGTGACAAAAATACCCCAATAGCCAGCGCTAAACTTTTCTATGTCGAGTTTAAAAGAACCTTATCCAGAGAATTCAATCATTCATTTGAAAATCTTCATAGTGTTGTTTGTTGGGATACTGACATCAAGCACGATGATATTCTGAAAGACATCAATAATGAAGAAAGGAAAATGCAAATCATATCGTCTGATTCCGATAATGATCACACACACTATTTCTTAGACAACCCTAAAAAAGCCCATAAGATTGAGGTCTTTTGCCTGAAGTCATATCTCAAAGAAAAGCTTGGCCTATCTTTCGAACCAAGGGCTTCTGATGCAGTAATTTAA
- a CDS encoding ABC transporter ATP-binding protein has translation MCILQLKGIHHNFDHRPILRNISIQVERGQFIALLGPSGCGKTTLLRIIAGLTKPQSGHIIIEGIDQTKVPPNKRNIGFVFQTPRAIFQHLNVYDNVAFAFRRGNRQSPYGKDWSKSVNEILDLTGLSNFANNSVNTLSGGELQRVAIARALVYRPSLLLLDEPLSSLDNFRKDSLLELMHDLHRNLGITFLYVTHDDREVIRVATHVAILDNAHLHQFDTVHKVISQPHTTTVAKLIGGWNIIRADHFKIFLEKKGIVYDQNFLKVQPGSHVGIPITKTIFSNHNSTQTSNKVIFPATVIHNTSWYNTSTIFCETESSLCFRCHTNLKDMPDLEQSGFISFSEGDINVFSI, from the coding sequence TTGTGCATTCTACAGCTAAAGGGAATTCATCACAATTTTGATCATCGCCCAATTCTACGAAACATTTCTATCCAAGTAGAACGGGGACAGTTTATCGCCCTGTTAGGACCAAGTGGATGTGGAAAGACTACACTGCTTCGCATCATAGCTGGTTTAACTAAACCACAATCAGGACACATAATTATCGAGGGGATTGATCAAACTAAAGTTCCCCCAAACAAACGGAACATTGGTTTCGTTTTCCAGACTCCACGCGCCATATTCCAGCATTTGAATGTTTATGACAATGTTGCATTCGCATTTCGGCGAGGTAACCGTCAATCACCATATGGTAAGGATTGGAGTAAATCAGTAAATGAAATATTAGATCTAACTGGTTTATCAAATTTTGCAAACAATAGCGTTAATACGCTTAGTGGTGGAGAATTACAGCGGGTTGCTATAGCGCGAGCTCTTGTTTATCGGCCTTCGCTCCTTTTATTGGATGAACCATTGAGCTCTTTAGATAATTTTCGCAAAGATTCTCTTCTTGAATTAATGCATGACCTTCACCGAAACCTTGGTATAACTTTTTTATACGTTACTCATGATGATCGCGAAGTAATCCGTGTCGCAACTCATGTTGCCATACTGGACAATGCCCACCTTCACCAATTTGATACAGTACATAAAGTTATTTCACAGCCTCACACAACTACCGTTGCAAAATTAATAGGGGGCTGGAACATCATTAGAGCAGATCATTTTAAAATCTTCCTTGAAAAAAAGGGAATTGTTTATGATCAAAATTTCTTGAAAGTTCAACCGGGTTCACATGTAGGCATTCCTATCACGAAGACAATTTTCTCAAATCACAATTCTACACAGACTTCAAATAAGGTCATATTCCCAGCAACAGTGATCCATAATACGTCGTGGTATAACACCTCGACGATTTTTTGCGAGACTGAATCATCGCTTTGTTTCAGATGTCACACCAATCTAAAGGACATGCCAGATCTTGAGCAATCTGGATTCATTTCTTTTTCCGAAGGGGATATCAATGTATTCAGCATTTAA
- a CDS encoding toprim domain-containing protein — protein sequence MSSEKARFVEIDQLQQQADLEDVCRFYGVDPGPLQQIGKDIRTRCFLNCGKCEETGNRAIAIDSNSPVKRWRCHQYGCGKGGNLVTMCDLMKPGTNYGGKSPKRERFIEIREDLRRIIGGSSTETTEKETPSEVQPAEEPLVNVPLVNHPNERARGLIHLDERFIVIPDENMNRHAAAYVRKHPFLTPEVCREHRCGYLPRPGSGDDFRGGILQGDWVYCYPNEQGEPLAWFGRNLQYEKQHAAWVVGGRTEKEPAKFRFPKGFHRGLEVYGQHDWGKEDVQRRIRDEIGVLIVVEGPNDRIALSTLGIDAFAICSNVITREQARRISDQAREIGVPVGVMFDNDMEGENGARVSIPLLAEFGPVQYIWTSAICDGNYKNRQPESVLLDEWPLIINNLDVRTRQK from the coding sequence ATGTCTTCAGAAAAAGCCCGCTTCGTAGAAATAGACCAGTTGCAGCAGCAGGCCGACCTCGAAGACGTGTGCCGTTTCTATGGCGTTGATCCGGGGCCGCTGCAACAGATCGGAAAAGACATCCGGACGCGTTGTTTCCTCAATTGCGGGAAATGCGAAGAGACGGGCAACCGGGCCATTGCCATTGATTCCAACAGTCCCGTGAAACGCTGGCGGTGCCATCAATATGGCTGCGGCAAGGGTGGCAATCTGGTCACGATGTGCGACCTGATGAAGCCCGGAACCAACTATGGAGGAAAGTCCCCCAAACGGGAACGGTTCATTGAAATACGGGAAGACCTGAGAAGAATCATTGGAGGTTCATCAACAGAAACCACCGAAAAAGAAACGCCATCGGAAGTTCAACCTGCTGAAGAACCGTTAGTCAATGTGCCCCTCGTAAATCATCCCAATGAACGAGCACGCGGACTGATTCACCTCGATGAACGTTTCATCGTCATTCCCGATGAAAATATGAATCGTCACGCAGCTGCTTATGTGCGGAAACATCCTTTTTTAACGCCGGAAGTCTGCCGGGAACATCGATGCGGGTATCTGCCACGTCCGGGGAGTGGAGACGATTTCCGTGGTGGTATCTTACAGGGAGATTGGGTCTACTGTTACCCAAATGAACAGGGAGAGCCTCTGGCCTGGTTCGGCCGCAACCTTCAGTATGAAAAACAACACGCCGCTTGGGTGGTAGGCGGCAGAACAGAGAAAGAGCCTGCAAAATTTCGGTTTCCCAAAGGATTTCATCGGGGTTTGGAAGTCTATGGTCAACACGACTGGGGCAAAGAAGACGTTCAACGACGGATTCGCGATGAGATCGGCGTTTTAATAGTCGTGGAAGGACCGAATGACCGAATTGCCCTCAGCACTCTTGGGATTGATGCGTTTGCTATATGCAGTAATGTCATCACACGGGAACAAGCCAGGCGAATTAGTGATCAAGCACGGGAAATTGGTGTTCCAGTTGGGGTGATGTTTGATAATGACATGGAAGGGGAAAATGGAGCACGGGTTTCGATTCCCCTGCTCGCAGAATTTGGGCCGGTGCAATATATCTGGACGTCAGCTATTTGTGATGGAAATTATAAAAATCGACAGCCGGAGTCAGTATTGCTAGACGAATGGCCGTTAATCATTAACAACTTAGATGTCCGTACCAGACAAAAGTAA